One genomic segment of Burkholderia pyrrocinia includes these proteins:
- the ugpB gene encoding sn-glycerol-3-phosphate ABC transporter substrate-binding protein UgpB produces MKKKPAGTMVRSIALGGALMFGVQHVAFAATEIQFWHAMEAALGERVNAIAEQFNASQSDYKIVPVFKGTYDQALAAGIAAYRSGNAPAILQVYEVGTATMMQAKKAVVPVYDVFKQAGVPLDEKAFVPTISSYYSDAKTGHLVSMPFNSSTPVLYYNKDAFKKAGLDPNQPPKTWADVKADAEKLRKSGMACGFTTGWQGWIQLENYSAWHGLPFASRNNGFDGTDAALEFNKPQQIAHVSFLQQMAKDGTFTYAGRKDEASAKFYSGDCGIMTTSSGALANVQKFAKFSYGTGMMPYDASVKGAPQNAIIGGASLWVLAGKDPATYKGVAKFLAYLASPAVAAKWHQDTGYLPVTTAAYDLTREQGFYAKNPSAETAIKQMLNKPPLPYTKGLRLGNMPQIRTIVDEEFEQVWAQKKSPKDALDSAASRGDELLRRFEKSGG; encoded by the coding sequence ATGAAGAAGAAGCCTGCGGGGACCATGGTTCGTTCGATCGCGCTCGGCGGCGCGCTGATGTTCGGTGTACAGCACGTGGCGTTCGCCGCGACGGAGATCCAGTTCTGGCATGCGATGGAGGCCGCGCTCGGCGAGCGGGTCAACGCGATTGCCGAGCAGTTCAACGCGTCGCAGAGCGACTACAAGATCGTGCCGGTCTTCAAGGGCACCTACGACCAGGCGCTCGCGGCCGGTATCGCCGCCTATCGCAGCGGCAACGCGCCGGCGATCCTGCAGGTCTATGAAGTCGGCACGGCCACGATGATGCAGGCGAAGAAGGCCGTCGTGCCCGTCTACGACGTGTTCAAGCAGGCCGGCGTGCCGCTCGACGAAAAGGCGTTCGTGCCGACCATCTCGAGCTACTACAGCGATGCGAAGACGGGCCATCTCGTGTCGATGCCGTTCAACAGCTCGACGCCGGTGCTGTACTACAACAAGGACGCGTTCAAGAAGGCCGGGCTCGACCCGAACCAGCCGCCGAAGACGTGGGCCGACGTGAAGGCCGATGCCGAGAAGCTGCGCAAGTCGGGGATGGCGTGCGGCTTCACGACCGGCTGGCAGGGCTGGATCCAGCTCGAGAACTACAGCGCATGGCACGGGCTGCCGTTCGCGAGTCGCAACAACGGTTTCGACGGCACCGATGCCGCGCTCGAATTCAACAAGCCGCAGCAGATCGCGCACGTCTCGTTCCTGCAGCAGATGGCGAAGGACGGCACGTTCACGTACGCGGGCCGCAAGGATGAAGCGTCGGCGAAGTTCTACAGCGGCGACTGCGGGATCATGACGACGTCGTCGGGCGCGCTCGCGAACGTGCAGAAATTCGCGAAGTTCAGCTACGGCACGGGCATGATGCCGTACGACGCGAGCGTGAAGGGCGCGCCGCAGAACGCGATCATCGGCGGCGCGAGCCTGTGGGTGCTGGCCGGCAAGGATCCGGCGACCTACAAGGGCGTCGCGAAATTCCTCGCGTACCTCGCGTCGCCGGCCGTCGCCGCGAAGTGGCACCAGGACACGGGCTACCTGCCGGTGACGACCGCCGCGTACGACCTCACGCGCGAACAGGGCTTCTACGCGAAGAACCCGAGCGCCGAAACCGCGATCAAGCAGATGCTGAACAAGCCGCCGCTGCCTTACACGAAGGGGCTGCGTCTGGGCAACATGCCGCAGATCCGCACGATCGTCGACGAGGAGTTCGAACAGGTCTGGGCGCAGAAGAAGTCGCCGAAGGACGCACTCGATTCGGCGGCCTCGCGCGGCGACGAGCTGCTGCGCCGCTTCGAGAAGTCGGGCGGCTGA
- the aroK gene encoding shikimate kinase AroK: protein MQARDPHANVFFVGLMGAGKTTVGRAVARRLDRTFFDSDHEIEARTGARIPVIFELEGEAGFRDRETQVITELTQRENIVLATGGGAVLRPENRDCLKSNGIVVYLRANPHDLWLRTRKDKNRPLLQTEDPKGRLEALYEVRDPLYRECADFVIETGRPSVNGLVNMVLMQLELAGVIAKPLQA, encoded by the coding sequence TTGCAAGCGCGGGACCCACATGCAAACGTATTTTTCGTCGGCCTTATGGGAGCGGGTAAGACCACCGTGGGCCGTGCGGTCGCGCGTCGTCTCGACAGGACGTTCTTCGACTCCGACCACGAAATCGAGGCCCGCACGGGCGCGCGCATTCCGGTGATCTTCGAGCTGGAGGGCGAGGCCGGGTTTCGCGATCGCGAAACGCAGGTGATCACCGAGCTCACGCAGCGCGAGAACATCGTGCTCGCGACGGGCGGCGGCGCGGTGCTGCGTCCGGAAAATCGCGATTGCCTGAAAAGCAATGGCATCGTCGTCTATCTGCGTGCCAATCCGCACGATCTGTGGCTGCGCACGCGCAAGGACAAGAACCGCCCGCTGCTGCAGACCGAAGATCCGAAGGGGCGTCTCGAAGCGCTGTACGAAGTGCGCGACCCGCTGTACCGCGAATGCGCGGATTTCGTCATCGAGACCGGCCGTCCGTCGGTCAACGGTCTCGTCAACATGGTGCTGATGCAACTCGAACTGGCGGGCGTCATCGCCAAGCCGCTACAAGCATGA
- a CDS encoding pilus assembly protein produces MTAIVHRPAPRGEAWLGGMRRVSPEAAHATGCVLAFAIVLAGGIHLANAADWSGLAHSRTLLAAAQVREADAQRVLAAAGQRRDARPAPARDDRLSPVPEWAALMLELADLAASSGLRGVSIEPQHADGAAPNGRRTVRIVADGGFRALLHMVGGLAGFPVLAVPSALRVERGLQVARVEMSVDVFPALPAATGVDGTVAVPAAQLIDDPFGAAGPSTADGQAARLAGTIRDARAGLALFDDGDGTFTTVAPGEALGAARVVRVEPAAVTLATVDGAHRLALDDGGRP; encoded by the coding sequence ATGACGGCAATCGTGCATCGGCCTGCGCCGCGCGGCGAAGCGTGGCTGGGCGGCATGCGGCGCGTGTCGCCCGAAGCTGCCCATGCCACCGGCTGCGTGCTGGCGTTCGCGATCGTGCTGGCGGGCGGCATTCATCTGGCGAATGCCGCCGACTGGAGCGGGCTCGCGCACAGTCGCACGTTGCTGGCAGCGGCGCAGGTGCGAGAGGCCGACGCACAGCGCGTGCTTGCGGCCGCCGGGCAACGGCGCGACGCACGTCCGGCGCCTGCGCGCGACGACCGCTTGTCGCCTGTGCCGGAATGGGCCGCGCTGATGCTGGAACTGGCCGATCTCGCCGCGTCGAGCGGGCTGCGTGGCGTATCGATCGAACCGCAGCACGCTGACGGTGCGGCGCCGAACGGCCGACGCACGGTGCGCATAGTCGCGGATGGCGGCTTTCGCGCGTTGTTGCACATGGTCGGCGGACTGGCGGGCTTCCCGGTACTGGCGGTGCCGTCGGCGCTGCGTGTCGAGCGAGGGTTGCAGGTGGCGCGGGTGGAAATGTCCGTCGACGTGTTTCCGGCGTTGCCGGCGGCAACGGGTGTTGATGGCACGGTAGCTGTTCCTGCCGCTCAGCTCATCGACGATCCGTTCGGCGCGGCTGGTCCGTCCACAGCGGACGGTCAGGCGGCGCGCCTGGCCGGTACGATTCGCGACGCGCGCGCCGGTCTCGCGCTATTCGACGACGGCGATGGCACGTTCACCACCGTGGCGCCTGGCGAAGCGCTCGGCGCCGCACGCGTGGTGCGTGTCGAGCCCGCCGCCGTGACGCTCGCGACGGTGGACGGGGCGCACCGGCTGGCCCTCGACGACGGAGGCCGGCCATGA
- the ugpE gene encoding sn-glycerol-3-phosphate ABC transporter permease UgpE codes for MIENRKGFDLFCHAVLIAGVVLIVFPVYVAFCAATMNAQEVFAVPLSLVPSTHLFENIAYIWGHGSGGTTAPFGRLLVNSFAMALGIAVGKIAMSILSAYAIVYFRFPFRNTAFWLIFVTLMLPVEVRIFPTVQVVSTLHLTNTYAGLTLPLIASATATFLFRQFFMTLPDELMDAARIDGAGPLRFFWDVVLPLSKTSIAALFVITFIYGWNQYLWPILITTEASLSTAVVGIKTMIASGDAATEWQYVMAATLLAMIPPLVVVLAMQRWFVRGLVDSEK; via the coding sequence ATGATCGAAAATCGCAAGGGCTTCGACCTGTTCTGCCACGCGGTGCTGATCGCGGGCGTCGTGCTGATCGTGTTTCCCGTCTACGTCGCGTTCTGTGCGGCGACGATGAACGCGCAGGAAGTGTTCGCGGTGCCGCTGTCGCTCGTGCCGAGCACGCACCTGTTCGAGAACATCGCGTACATCTGGGGGCACGGCAGCGGCGGCACGACGGCGCCGTTCGGCCGCTTGCTCGTGAACAGCTTCGCGATGGCACTCGGCATCGCGGTCGGCAAGATCGCGATGTCGATCCTGTCCGCGTACGCGATCGTCTACTTCCGCTTCCCGTTCCGCAACACGGCGTTCTGGCTGATCTTCGTCACGCTGATGCTGCCGGTCGAAGTGCGGATCTTCCCGACCGTGCAGGTCGTGTCGACGCTGCACCTGACGAACACGTATGCGGGGCTGACGCTGCCGCTGATCGCGTCGGCGACCGCGACGTTCCTGTTCCGCCAGTTCTTCATGACGCTGCCCGACGAGCTGATGGACGCCGCGCGCATCGACGGCGCGGGGCCGCTGCGCTTCTTCTGGGACGTCGTGCTGCCGCTGTCGAAGACGAGCATCGCGGCGCTGTTCGTGATCACGTTCATCTACGGCTGGAACCAGTATCTGTGGCCGATCCTGATCACGACGGAGGCGTCGCTGTCGACGGCGGTGGTGGGCATCAAGACGATGATCGCGAGCGGCGACGCCGCGACCGAATGGCAATACGTGATGGCGGCGACGCTGCTGGCGATGATCCCGCCGCTCGTCGTCGTGCTGGCGATGCAGCGCTGGTTCGTGCGCGGCCTCGTCGATTCCGAGAAATAA
- the aroB gene encoding 3-dehydroquinate synthase: MITVNVDLGDRAYPIHIGAGLIGRAELFAPHIKGSSVTIVTNTTVDPLYGDALRAALAPLGKRVSTVVLPDGEAYKNWETLNLIFDGLLTERADRKTTLVALGGGVVGDMTGFAAACYMRGVPFIQVPTTLLSQVDSSVGGKTGINHPLGKNMIGAFYQPQAVIADIGALTTLPDRELAAGVAEIIKTGAIADAKFFDWIEANVDALNRREPAALAHAVKRSCEIKASVVAADEREGGLRAILNFGHTFGHAIEAGLGYGEWLHGEAVGCGMVMAGDLSVRLGLLDEASRQRLDAVIAAAHLPTRGPALGDARYMDLMRVDKKAEAGAIKFILLKRFGDTLITQAPDEAVFATLAQTAR; this comes from the coding sequence ATGATTACTGTCAACGTCGATCTGGGCGACCGCGCCTATCCGATTCACATTGGCGCCGGCCTGATCGGCCGCGCCGAGCTGTTCGCGCCTCACATCAAGGGTTCGTCCGTCACGATCGTCACGAACACGACGGTCGATCCGCTCTACGGCGACGCGCTGCGCGCGGCGCTCGCGCCGCTCGGCAAACGCGTGTCGACGGTCGTGCTGCCGGACGGCGAGGCATACAAGAACTGGGAAACGCTGAACCTGATCTTCGACGGCCTGCTGACCGAGCGCGCGGATCGCAAGACGACGCTCGTTGCGCTCGGCGGCGGTGTGGTCGGCGACATGACGGGCTTTGCCGCCGCATGCTACATGCGCGGCGTGCCATTCATCCAGGTGCCGACGACGCTGCTGTCGCAGGTCGATTCGTCGGTCGGCGGCAAGACGGGCATCAACCACCCGCTCGGCAAGAACATGATCGGCGCGTTCTACCAGCCGCAAGCCGTGATCGCGGACATCGGCGCGCTGACGACGCTGCCCGACCGCGAACTGGCGGCCGGCGTTGCCGAGATCATCAAGACCGGCGCGATCGCCGATGCGAAATTCTTCGACTGGATCGAGGCGAACGTCGATGCGCTGAACCGTCGCGAGCCGGCTGCGCTCGCGCACGCCGTGAAGCGTTCGTGCGAGATCAAGGCGAGCGTGGTCGCGGCTGACGAACGCGAAGGCGGCCTGCGCGCGATCCTGAACTTCGGCCACACGTTCGGCCATGCGATCGAAGCCGGGCTCGGCTACGGCGAGTGGCTGCACGGCGAGGCGGTCGGCTGCGGGATGGTGATGGCCGGCGACCTGTCGGTGCGGCTCGGCCTGCTCGACGAAGCGTCGCGGCAGCGCCTCGACGCGGTGATCGCGGCCGCGCACCTGCCGACCCGCGGGCCCGCGCTCGGCGACGCGCGCTACATGGACCTGATGCGCGTCGACAAGAAGGCCGAGGCCGGCGCGATCAAGTTCATCCTGCTGAAGCGATTCGGCGATACGCTGATCACGCAGGCGCCGGACGAAGCCGTGTTCGCTACACTGGCGCAGACGGCCCGGTAA
- a CDS encoding sn-glycerol-3-phosphate import ATP-binding protein UgpC, which produces MAALSLKGVRKSYDGKQHVLHGIDVEIADGEFIVLVGPSGCGKSTLLRMIAGLESVTDGEIAIGDRVVNALEPKDRDIAMVFQNYALYPHMTVAQNMGYGLKIRGIERATIDSRVAAAAKILELDPLLARRPRELSGGQRQRVAMGRAIVREPSVFLFDEPLSNLDAKLRVQMRLEIQRLHARLATTSVYVTHDQIEAMTLAQRVIVMNRGYAEQIGAPVDVYEKPATVFVAGFIGSPAMNLMHGRLSDDGATFTVTGGGPALPVAGAPGIGTAIATGRDWVLGVRPEHMTPQPGVAQATLPVDSCELLGADNLVHGRWGNHDVAVRLPHADRPARGTALAAALPAHRLHFFDPETGKRAG; this is translated from the coding sequence ATGGCTGCGCTGAGCTTGAAGGGCGTCAGGAAATCCTACGACGGCAAGCAGCACGTGCTGCATGGCATCGACGTGGAGATCGCGGACGGCGAATTCATCGTGCTGGTCGGCCCGTCGGGCTGCGGCAAGTCGACGTTGCTGCGGATGATCGCGGGGCTCGAGTCCGTGACGGACGGCGAAATCGCGATCGGCGACCGGGTCGTCAACGCGCTGGAGCCGAAGGATCGCGACATCGCGATGGTGTTCCAGAACTATGCGCTGTACCCGCACATGACGGTCGCGCAGAACATGGGCTACGGGTTGAAGATCCGCGGCATCGAACGTGCGACGATCGATTCGCGGGTGGCTGCGGCCGCGAAGATCCTCGAGCTCGATCCATTGCTCGCACGGCGGCCGCGCGAGTTGTCGGGCGGCCAGCGGCAGCGCGTCGCGATGGGGCGCGCGATCGTGCGCGAGCCGTCGGTGTTCCTCTTTGACGAACCGTTGTCGAACCTCGACGCGAAGCTGCGCGTGCAGATGCGGCTCGAGATCCAGCGGCTGCATGCGCGGCTCGCGACGACGAGCGTCTACGTGACGCACGACCAGATCGAGGCGATGACGCTCGCGCAGCGCGTGATCGTGATGAACCGAGGCTACGCGGAGCAGATCGGCGCGCCGGTCGACGTGTACGAGAAGCCGGCGACGGTGTTCGTCGCGGGCTTCATCGGCTCGCCCGCGATGAACCTGATGCACGGCCGGCTGTCGGACGACGGCGCGACCTTCACGGTCACGGGCGGCGGCCCCGCGCTGCCGGTCGCCGGTGCGCCCGGCATCGGCACGGCGATCGCCACCGGGCGCGACTGGGTACTCGGCGTGCGTCCCGAACACATGACGCCGCAGCCGGGCGTCGCGCAGGCGACGCTGCCCGTCGACTCGTGTGAACTGCTCGGCGCGGACAATCTCGTGCACGGCCGCTGGGGCAATCACGACGTCGCGGTGCGCCTGCCGCACGCGGATCGTCCCGCGCGCGGCACGGCGCTGGCGGCTGCGCTGCCCGCGCACCGGCTGCATTTCTTCGATCCCGAGACCGGCAAGCGTGCCGGTTGA
- a CDS encoding deoxyguanosinetriphosphate triphosphohydrolase codes for MSETSSSTLPEAGRASAAPVAEPPTLAALEAHLAPYAAHASQSRGRHHPETPPAARTEFQRDRDRIVHSTAFRRLEYKTQVFVNHEGDLFRTRLTHSLEVAQIARSVARNLRLNEDLVEAISLAHDLGHTPFGHAGQDALNACMRDHGGFEHNLQSLAVVDDLEEHYGAFNGLNLCFETREGILKHCSRENARKLGALGERFLQGHQPSLEAQIANIADEIAYNNHDVDDGLRSGLITIEQLAEVELWQRHYEAALAEFPHLEGRRLVHETVRRIINTLIVDLIDETTRNLARAAPASLDDVRAAPPLVSHSATVAAQAAALKRFLFKNLYRHYKVMRMASKAQRVVTGLFDAFIDDPRLLPPPYQSDDAAQQPRLVAHYIAGMTDRFALKEYQRLFVVSDN; via the coding sequence GTGAGCGAGACATCCAGCAGCACACTGCCCGAAGCCGGCCGCGCATCCGCTGCGCCGGTTGCCGAACCGCCGACGCTGGCGGCGCTGGAAGCCCATCTCGCTCCGTATGCCGCACACGCGTCGCAGTCGCGCGGCCGCCACCATCCGGAAACGCCGCCGGCGGCGCGCACCGAGTTCCAGCGCGACCGCGATCGTATCGTCCATTCGACCGCGTTTCGCCGGCTCGAATACAAGACGCAGGTCTTCGTCAATCACGAAGGCGACCTGTTCCGCACGCGCCTCACGCACAGCCTCGAAGTCGCGCAGATCGCGCGCTCGGTCGCGCGCAACCTGCGCCTGAACGAGGATCTCGTCGAAGCGATCTCGCTCGCGCACGATCTCGGCCATACGCCGTTCGGCCATGCCGGCCAGGACGCGCTGAATGCGTGCATGCGCGACCACGGCGGCTTCGAGCACAACCTGCAGAGCCTTGCCGTTGTCGACGATCTCGAGGAGCACTACGGCGCGTTCAACGGGCTGAACCTGTGCTTCGAGACGCGCGAAGGCATTCTGAAGCACTGCTCGCGCGAGAATGCGCGCAAGCTCGGCGCGCTCGGCGAGCGCTTCCTGCAGGGCCACCAGCCGTCGCTCGAAGCGCAGATCGCGAACATCGCGGACGAAATTGCCTACAACAACCACGACGTCGACGACGGCCTGCGTTCCGGCCTGATCACGATCGAGCAACTCGCGGAAGTCGAGCTGTGGCAGCGCCACTACGAGGCGGCGCTCGCTGAATTCCCACACCTCGAAGGCCGCCGTCTCGTGCACGAGACGGTGCGCCGCATCATCAACACGCTGATCGTCGACCTGATCGACGAGACGACGCGTAATCTCGCGCGCGCTGCACCCGCGTCGCTCGACGACGTGCGTGCCGCGCCGCCGCTCGTGTCGCACAGCGCGACGGTCGCCGCGCAGGCGGCCGCCCTCAAGCGTTTCCTCTTCAAGAACCTGTATCGCCACTACAAGGTGATGCGCATGGCGAGCAAGGCGCAGCGCGTCGTCACGGGGCTGTTCGACGCGTTCATCGACGATCCGCGGCTGCTGCCGCCGCCGTACCAGTCGGACGATGCAGCGCAGCAGCCGCGTCTCGTCGCGCACTACATCGCCGGAATGACCGACCGCTTCGCGCTGAAGGAATATCAGCGCCTGTTCGTCGTCAGCGACAACTGA
- the pilQ gene encoding type IV pilus secretin PilQ — protein sequence MTKYGRWALAVVCAGLAGTGASASLPPLPAVWPAAVMDAPVPHLPLPGGLVDGVDEAVSAEVGPQPFDPAAHAARQAETAASAPRLEGPPIPLAPPARMSDDASRQPGDADDARRISLNLQGVGLAAAFDAFARFTGLNIVVGEQVRGTVTLRLNNVRWRDAFDTLLDTHGLAMSRRGNVIRVTPAAELAARERERFEMHARAADLEPLASRTFALHYPRAQDVQRLLAGATGQRLLSKRGAAAADPRTNLLFVTDLEPRIAQIAGLIDAIDRPSRQVRIEARIVEGEQGFSRNLGARVALRAQGRPPSGDGTAFTTDTRNALDLAARPLGGFDAATAGFTLFAAPLSRVLDVELSALEAQGRGQIVSRPRVVTADRVKAIVEQGSELPYQAKVGNGMSGVQFRRATLKLEVEPQITPDGRVVLDLDVTKDSVGEPTAAGPAIHTKHVQTRVEVEDGGTVAIGGIYEQLNRNDVTRVPLLGKIPFLGALFRHRAQRDQRNELVVFITPTVVDARCDARGAGDVDADKTGPEAAGAGSTRQPLCQ from the coding sequence ATGACCAAGTACGGGCGTTGGGCACTCGCCGTCGTCTGTGCCGGACTGGCGGGCACCGGGGCAAGCGCGTCATTGCCACCGCTGCCGGCCGTGTGGCCAGCAGCGGTGATGGATGCACCGGTGCCGCACCTGCCGCTGCCCGGAGGCTTGGTCGATGGTGTGGATGAGGCCGTCTCGGCGGAGGTCGGCCCGCAGCCGTTCGATCCGGCGGCTCACGCGGCGCGTCAGGCGGAAACCGCCGCTTCGGCTCCCCGGTTGGAGGGGCCGCCGATCCCGTTGGCGCCGCCAGCCCGGATGAGCGACGACGCGTCACGGCAACCGGGCGATGCCGACGACGCACGGCGGATCTCGCTGAATCTGCAGGGCGTCGGTCTCGCGGCCGCGTTCGATGCGTTCGCGCGGTTCACGGGGCTCAATATCGTCGTCGGCGAGCAGGTGCGCGGCACCGTCACGTTACGTCTGAATAATGTCCGCTGGCGCGATGCATTCGACACGCTGCTCGATACGCACGGGCTCGCGATGTCGCGGCGCGGCAACGTGATCCGGGTCACGCCGGCGGCCGAACTGGCCGCGCGCGAACGCGAGCGCTTCGAAATGCACGCGCGGGCCGCCGATCTGGAGCCGCTCGCGAGCCGTACGTTCGCGTTGCACTACCCGCGCGCGCAGGATGTGCAACGGCTGCTGGCCGGCGCGACCGGCCAGCGCCTGCTGTCGAAGCGCGGCGCCGCGGCGGCCGATCCGCGCACGAACCTGCTGTTCGTCACCGATCTTGAACCGCGTATCGCGCAGATCGCGGGCCTGATCGACGCGATCGACCGGCCGTCGCGGCAGGTCCGGATCGAGGCGCGCATCGTCGAGGGCGAGCAGGGTTTCTCGCGCAATCTCGGCGCACGCGTCGCGCTGCGTGCGCAGGGGCGGCCGCCGTCGGGCGACGGCACCGCGTTCACGACGGACACGCGCAACGCGCTCGACCTGGCTGCGCGGCCGCTAGGCGGCTTCGACGCGGCGACCGCCGGCTTCACGCTGTTCGCCGCGCCGCTCAGCCGCGTCCTCGATGTCGAACTGAGCGCGCTCGAGGCGCAAGGACGGGGCCAGATCGTTTCGCGTCCGCGCGTGGTGACCGCCGATCGCGTCAAGGCCATCGTCGAGCAGGGTTCGGAGCTGCCGTACCAGGCCAAGGTCGGCAACGGCATGAGCGGCGTGCAGTTCCGCCGCGCGACGCTGAAGCTCGAGGTCGAGCCGCAGATCACGCCCGACGGGCGCGTGGTGCTCGACCTGGACGTGACGAAGGACAGCGTCGGCGAGCCGACGGCGGCCGGCCCGGCGATTCATACGAAGCACGTGCAGACGCGCGTCGAGGTCGAGGACGGCGGGACGGTCGCGATCGGCGGGATCTATGAGCAACTGAACCGGAACGATGTGACGCGCGTGCCGCTCTTGGGCAAAATACCGTTTCTGGGCGCGCTTTTCCGGCACCGCGCGCAGCGCGACCAGCGCAACGAACTGGTCGTCTTCATCACGCCGACCGTCGTCGATGCGCGCTGCGATGCGCGCGGCGCGGGCGACGTCGATGCCGATAAAACGGGGCCGGAAGCCGCCGGCGCAGGCTCGACAAGGCAGCCGCTTTGCCAGTAA
- the ugpA gene encoding sn-glycerol-3-phosphate ABC transporter permease UgpA, whose product MQSRSRFGTSLVPYLLIAPQLAITSVFFLWPAGVALWQSTQMQDAFGTSSEFVGFANFTRLFADPLYLDSFRTTLVFSSLVTVSGLVVSLLLAACADRVIRGARAYRTLLIWPYAVAPTIAAVLWAFLFNPSIGLITYALAKGGIVWNHALNGGQAMFLVVLASVWKQVSYNFLFFYAGLQAIPRSLIEAAAIDGAGPVRRFVNIVLPLLSPTSFFLLVVNLVYAFFDTFPVIDAATGGGPAQSTKTLIYKIFAEGFQGLDIGSSGAQSVVLMIIVVGLTVIQFRFVERRVQYA is encoded by the coding sequence ATGCAATCCCGTTCCCGCTTCGGTACGAGCCTGGTGCCGTACCTGCTGATCGCGCCGCAGCTCGCGATCACCTCCGTGTTCTTCCTGTGGCCGGCCGGCGTCGCGCTGTGGCAGTCGACGCAGATGCAGGACGCGTTCGGCACGTCGAGCGAATTCGTCGGTTTCGCGAACTTCACGCGCCTGTTCGCCGATCCGCTGTATCTCGATTCGTTTCGCACGACACTCGTGTTCAGCTCGCTCGTCACGGTGAGCGGGCTCGTCGTGTCGCTGCTGCTCGCCGCGTGCGCCGACCGCGTGATCCGCGGCGCGCGCGCGTACCGCACGCTGCTGATCTGGCCGTACGCCGTCGCACCGACGATCGCGGCCGTGCTGTGGGCGTTCCTGTTCAACCCGAGCATCGGCCTGATCACCTATGCGCTCGCGAAGGGTGGCATCGTCTGGAACCACGCGCTGAACGGCGGGCAGGCGATGTTTCTCGTCGTGCTCGCATCGGTGTGGAAGCAGGTGAGCTACAACTTCCTGTTCTTCTATGCGGGCCTGCAGGCGATCCCGCGCTCGCTGATCGAGGCGGCGGCGATCGACGGCGCGGGGCCGGTGCGGCGTTTCGTCAACATCGTGCTGCCGCTGCTGTCGCCGACGAGTTTCTTCCTGCTGGTCGTGAACCTCGTCTACGCGTTCTTCGACACGTTCCCGGTGATCGACGCGGCCACCGGGGGCGGCCCGGCGCAGAGCACGAAGACGCTGATCTACAAGATCTTCGCGGAGGGCTTCCAGGGGCTCGACATCGGCAGCTCGGGCGCGCAGTCGGTCGTGCTGATGATCATCGTCGTCGGGCTCACGGTGATCCAGTTCCGCTTCGTCGAACGCAGGGTGCAATACGCATGA
- the ugpQ gene encoding glycerophosphodiester phosphodiesterase: MTSRTDWPYPRVVAHRGGGTLAPENTLAALDEGARRGHRMVEFDAKLSADDVTFLLHDDTVDRTSNGQGAAAGMRYAALAALDAGVWLDARFAGERMPTLEAAAARCIAHGLAANVEIKPCPGRERETGQRVASDAAAYWRGAAVPPLLSSFSFDALQQARATVPALPRGMLYEAVPDDWHAQVVGALGCVSLHADHKRLDEPLVRAIKAAGLRILVYTVNDLERARELARWGVDAVCTDRIDLIGPDALDDIA; encoded by the coding sequence ATGACTTCCCGTACCGACTGGCCCTATCCGCGCGTCGTCGCCCATCGCGGCGGCGGCACGCTCGCGCCGGAGAACACGCTCGCCGCGCTTGACGAGGGCGCGCGGCGCGGACACCGGATGGTCGAGTTCGACGCGAAGCTGTCGGCCGACGACGTGACGTTCCTGCTGCACGACGACACGGTCGACCGGACGTCGAACGGCCAGGGGGCGGCGGCGGGCATGCGTTATGCGGCGCTGGCCGCGCTCGACGCGGGCGTGTGGCTCGACGCGCGCTTCGCGGGCGAGCGGATGCCGACACTCGAGGCGGCGGCGGCGCGCTGCATCGCCCACGGCCTGGCCGCGAATGTCGAGATCAAGCCGTGCCCGGGGCGCGAGCGCGAGACAGGGCAGCGCGTGGCATCGGACGCGGCCGCGTACTGGCGTGGTGCGGCGGTCCCGCCGCTGCTGTCGTCGTTCTCGTTCGATGCGCTGCAACAGGCGCGCGCGACCGTGCCGGCGCTGCCGCGCGGGATGCTCTACGAGGCCGTGCCGGACGACTGGCATGCGCAGGTCGTCGGTGCGCTTGGCTGCGTATCGTTGCATGCGGACCACAAAAGGCTCGACGAACCGCTCGTGCGGGCGATCAAGGCGGCCGGGCTGCGCATCCTGGTGTACACGGTGAACGACCTCGAACGGGCGCGCGAACTCGCCCGCTGGGGCGTCGACGCGGTCTGCACGGACCGGATCGACCTGATCGGCCCCGATGCGCTGGACGACATCGCGTAG